A stretch of Flavobacterium sp. N2270 DNA encodes these proteins:
- a CDS encoding S8 family serine peptidase, translated as MKKTYYNLKTIALTLFLLLSFSINYSQTKEDVAKITSEYDLKKGELLYEKVKKREQLEKLKAIEFAKANNLPIFKEKEDGSFEELMYLLPTGEPVYYALDNANAATSTRVNFLRSGGGLGLNLTGTGMVPRIWDGGPINATHQEYNGRTVFGDGQTTTNTNSFHAIHVTGTVIAAGVVTNAKGMAYQATARTFDWNDDESEAISEAMNGMLLSNHSYGVPVSSVSSTPWYIGAYSQESYNWDVIAYNFPFYLPVMSAGNDGSNANPSPTTTGYDKLNGNKTAKNILTVANAQDATVNATTGAITAFGTINSSSSQGPSDDRRIKPDISGNGTTLYSTGNGSGTGGGNTSYASLTGTSMAAPNVTGTLTLIQQHYNNVNGKFMKAATLKGLACHTATDRGRTGPDAQYGWGYLDAKTSAETITNNGLTSWISEETLTQGQTFTMQVVATGGGTPLLGSITWTDVPDASKINSGTLNESTPDLTNDLDIRITQGANTFYPWKLQSSATANATRTGDNDVDNVERINIDAPTAGAVYTITVTHKGTLADGPQKFALVVTGITSNFTFKSMADTKTVCSNVGSTVYDFSLTKIGGANVNLSAQNVPAGANVVISPTSMSASGSFTVTVNNLSAVSAGTYEIDIIGDNGSETETRKVTLTVFHDNFTSYSQTTLLPADGSLTISTSPTFTWTENINAESYNLQVSTSPTFSSTVINTTTTLTSYSATGLNAETVYYWRVIPSNRCATGNSSLIKSFQTGTINCSYSYTNGTNVAISNAADNSGIGAGNGWSISTINVPDSFTIGDTNMDLLLNHTYIQDMTMYLEAPSGDYIILAEEVCGDNDNINAKFIDSGVAPSCVTGPPALIGNVLPTEPLSNFQNLNSNGDWLLYVNDPYAGDDGIIDSWTLNLCGLSAIGNLPSLLNNGITVLNNSTHNITNTEVSATTSAQTAAQQTYTIVSVPGIGNIRRNSTILNVGSTFTQDEVNNGIINYINTEVAANTTTFKVDIKNSTNGWLPNQVININIVECGDISSTWNGSSWLNGTPSKVTAVTFAGNYSSSSDIEACSVVVNTGVNVTFNSGNTLIVNGAVTVNGTGLLSIENNAGLRQIDDSAVNSGNIIVKRTATPTIRLDYTAWSSPVTGQQLQAFSPNTVSTRFYQYLYTGTTTPTAYQSVTATTNFLAGKGYMIRAADNASSTVASAYNGQFTGVPNNGIINQNMGQGFNLLGNPYASPISANSFLTANSSVGTLYFWTNTTAASGGVYPQNNFAAYTSGTGGVAAFASGKVPNGTIQTGQGFYLRKTTAGTTNAIFNNAQRVNASVSTQFYRNAETTSVETEKHRIWLNLNDNSNAYNQILVGYVEGATNGAENNFDGLSLESSSSSIYSIINDDKYVIQGKTLPFTDEDIVPLGLNAITAGLYNISLETIDGLFTTQDVFLKDKYTNITHNIKQSAYQFSTQDGIFDDRFELVYRAGVLSNDDFTNDNDVLVYTQNNQIEVNSLKENIATVRVFDVLGRNIFTAENVGEKELSISSINANNQALFIKVTLTTGEVITKKVIF; from the coding sequence TTCTGGTGGAGGTTTAGGGTTGAATCTAACGGGAACCGGAATGGTTCCGCGTATTTGGGATGGAGGACCTATTAACGCTACTCATCAAGAATATAACGGAAGAACCGTATTTGGGGATGGGCAAACTACAACAAATACAAATAGTTTTCACGCAATTCATGTTACCGGAACGGTAATAGCCGCTGGAGTTGTTACAAATGCAAAAGGAATGGCTTATCAAGCTACTGCAAGAACTTTCGATTGGAATGATGATGAATCTGAAGCAATATCAGAAGCAATGAACGGAATGCTTTTATCAAATCATTCCTATGGAGTGCCAGTTTCTTCTGTGTCTAGCACACCTTGGTACATTGGTGCTTACTCTCAAGAATCATATAACTGGGATGTAATTGCTTATAATTTTCCTTTTTATTTACCCGTTATGTCTGCAGGAAATGATGGCTCAAATGCCAATCCAAGTCCTACAACCACAGGTTACGATAAATTAAATGGTAATAAAACCGCAAAAAATATACTAACTGTTGCCAATGCCCAAGATGCAACAGTTAATGCAACAACTGGAGCTATTACAGCATTTGGAACAATCAACTCTTCTTCAAGTCAAGGTCCTTCTGATGATAGAAGAATTAAACCAGACATTTCTGGAAATGGAACCACTCTATATTCTACTGGTAACGGAAGTGGTACTGGCGGAGGTAACACTTCTTATGCATCATTAACTGGAACATCAATGGCAGCTCCAAATGTTACCGGTACTTTAACTTTAATACAACAACATTACAATAACGTCAATGGAAAGTTCATGAAAGCCGCAACCTTAAAAGGTTTAGCTTGTCATACCGCTACTGATAGAGGAAGAACTGGGCCGGATGCTCAATATGGTTGGGGATATTTAGATGCTAAAACTTCTGCTGAAACAATTACTAATAATGGTTTGACTTCATGGATTTCAGAAGAAACTCTAACTCAAGGGCAAACTTTCACTATGCAAGTCGTCGCTACAGGTGGAGGAACTCCTTTATTGGGTTCAATTACTTGGACTGATGTTCCCGATGCTTCAAAAATTAATAGTGGAACTCTTAATGAATCTACTCCAGACTTAACCAACGATTTAGACATTAGAATAACACAAGGAGCTAATACGTTTTACCCATGGAAACTGCAATCTAGCGCTACTGCAAATGCAACGAGAACTGGAGACAACGATGTTGATAATGTTGAAAGAATTAATATTGATGCACCAACTGCTGGAGCCGTATATACAATTACTGTTACTCATAAAGGAACTTTAGCTGATGGACCTCAAAAATTCGCATTAGTAGTAACCGGAATTACTTCTAATTTTACTTTTAAATCAATGGCAGACACTAAAACTGTCTGTTCTAACGTTGGGAGCACTGTTTACGATTTTTCACTAACTAAAATTGGAGGTGCAAACGTAAATTTATCAGCTCAAAATGTTCCTGCAGGAGCAAACGTTGTAATATCTCCAACTTCAATGAGTGCAAGTGGCTCATTTACAGTGACAGTTAATAATTTATCAGCTGTTAGTGCAGGCACATATGAAATTGATATTATTGGAGATAACGGAAGTGAAACTGAAACAAGAAAAGTAACTTTAACTGTGTTTCACGATAACTTCACAAGCTATTCTCAAACCACACTTTTACCAGCTGATGGAAGTTTAACAATATCAACTTCTCCAACATTTACTTGGACAGAAAACATTAATGCTGAAAGCTATAATTTACAAGTTTCAACAAGCCCAACATTTTCTTCAACTGTAATTAATACTACAACCACTTTAACATCTTATTCAGCTACAGGTTTAAATGCTGAAACTGTATATTATTGGAGAGTAATTCCTTCAAACAGATGTGCAACAGGAAATAGCTCATTAATTAAATCGTTCCAAACCGGAACAATAAATTGCTCTTACAGTTATACAAATGGCACAAACGTAGCGATAAGTAATGCTGCAGATAACTCAGGTATTGGTGCTGGTAACGGATGGAGTATTTCTACGATTAATGTTCCTGATTCATTTACAATTGGAGATACTAATATGGACTTACTTCTTAATCATACCTATATACAAGATATGACAATGTATCTTGAAGCACCAAGTGGAGATTACATCATATTAGCTGAAGAAGTTTGTGGAGATAATGATAATATTAATGCAAAATTCATAGATTCAGGAGTTGCTCCAAGTTGTGTTACTGGTCCACCTGCACTTATTGGTAATGTTCTACCTACTGAGCCATTAAGTAATTTCCAAAACTTAAATTCTAATGGAGATTGGTTATTGTATGTAAATGACCCTTATGCAGGAGATGACGGTATTATTGATAGTTGGACTTTGAATTTATGTGGGTTAAGCGCTATCGGGAATTTACCTTCATTATTAAACAATGGGATAACTGTTTTAAATAACTCAACACATAATATTACTAATACAGAAGTAAGCGCAACAACTTCAGCACAAACAGCTGCACAACAAACCTATACTATTGTTTCTGTACCTGGAATTGGAAATATTAGAAGAAATTCTACTATATTAAACGTAGGAAGTACATTTACTCAAGACGAAGTTAATAATGGAATAATCAACTATATAAATACTGAAGTAGCAGCCAACACAACTACTTTTAAAGTTGACATTAAGAACTCAACAAATGGATGGCTTCCTAATCAAGTAATAAATATTAACATTGTTGAATGTGGCGACATTTCATCTACTTGGAATGGTTCTTCATGGTTAAATGGAACACCTAGTAAAGTAACAGCAGTTACTTTTGCAGGAAATTATAGTTCATCATCAGATATTGAAGCGTGTTCTGTAGTGGTTAATACTGGAGTTAATGTAACTTTTAATTCAGGAAATACATTAATTGTAAATGGAGCAGTTACTGTTAATGGAACAGGTTTGTTGTCTATTGAAAACAATGCTGGTTTACGTCAGATTGATGATAGTGCTGTAAATTCTGGAAACATTATTGTAAAAAGAACTGCTACACCAACTATTCGTTTAGATTATACCGCTTGGTCTTCTCCAGTTACTGGGCAACAATTACAGGCATTTTCACCAAACACAGTATCAACACGTTTTTACCAATACTTATATACAGGTACAACAACGCCAACCGCTTATCAATCTGTTACTGCAACAACTAATTTCTTAGCCGGTAAAGGATATATGATTCGTGCAGCGGATAATGCATCGTCTACTGTTGCTTCAGCTTATAACGGACAGTTTACTGGTGTTCCAAATAATGGAATTATAAACCAAAATATGGGTCAAGGTTTTAATTTGTTAGGTAATCCTTATGCATCGCCAATAAGTGCTAACTCATTTTTAACGGCAAATTCAAGTGTTGGAACCTTGTACTTCTGGACCAATACAACTGCAGCTAGTGGAGGTGTTTATCCTCAAAATAACTTTGCTGCCTATACTTCTGGTACAGGAGGTGTCGCTGCTTTTGCAAGTGGAAAGGTTCCAAATGGAACCATTCAAACAGGTCAAGGTTTTTATTTAAGAAAAACAACTGCAGGTACAACCAATGCTATATTTAATAATGCCCAAAGAGTCAATGCCTCAGTAAGCACACAATTTTACAGAAATGCAGAAACAACTTCTGTAGAAACAGAGAAACATAGAATTTGGTTAAACCTTAACGATAATTCAAATGCTTATAATCAAATTTTAGTAGGTTATGTTGAAGGAGCAACTAATGGTGCTGAAAATAATTTTGATGGTTTATCTTTAGAAAGTAGTTCATCATCTATATATAGCATTATTAATGATGATAAATACGTTATTCAGGGTAAGACCTTACCTTTTACCGATGAAGATATTGTCCCTTTAGGCCTTAATGCTATAACTGCAGGATTATACAACATCTCTTTAGAAACAATTGACGGATTATTTACAACCCAAGATGTTTTCTTGAAAGATAAATACACAAACATAACTCACAACATCAAACAATCAGCATATCAGTTCTCAACTCAAGACGGAATATTTGATGATAGATTTGAATTGGTATATAGAGCAGGTGTTTTATCAAATGATGACTTTACAAACGATAATGATGTTTTAGTGTATACTCAAAACAATCAAATTGAAGTGAATTCATTAAAAGAAAATATTGCAACAGTAAGAGTGTTTGATGTATTAGGTAGAAATATATTTACTGCTGAAAATGTAGGAGAAAAAGAATTATCTATCAGTTCTATAAATGCAAATAATCAAGCTTTATTTATAAAGGTAACGCTCACAACAGGAGAAGTGATTACTAAAAAGGTAATTTTCTAA